Proteins encoded together in one Carya illinoinensis cultivar Pawnee chromosome 3, C.illinoinensisPawnee_v1, whole genome shotgun sequence window:
- the LOC122302803 gene encoding membrane protein PM19L-like, producing the protein MAARRRGRDLLGPLLAVNLVVYLVVLGLAGWSIDKYIDGQQNHPHLGGNPATSFMLFFALLAGVVGACSVFHGLAHLRAWRSDSLAAAGSLAAISWAITALAFGLACKEIILGGHRGNRLKTLELFLFISLLIQLLYVGLLHAGVFNSTYGPGYRRDGNGHGGGIAMGHEPQKTDTPET; encoded by the exons ATGGCTGCTCGAAGGCGTGGTAGAGACCTGCTCGGTCCTCTTTTGGCGGTCAACTTGGTGGTGTATCTTGTAGTTCTTGGACTGGCTGGATGGTCCATCGACAAATACATCGATGGTCAACAGAATCACCccc ATTTGGGTGGGAATCCTGCAACGAGTTTTATGTTGTTCTTCGCTTTGTTAGCGGGGGTGGTGGGGGCTTGTTCTGTTTTTCATGGGCTTGCGCACCTTCGGGCTTGGCGGAGTGATAGTCTGGCTGCAGCAGGCTCTCTAGCAGCTATCTCCTGGGCTATTACTGCTCTTGCTTTTGG TCTGGCATGCAAGGAAATCATTTTGGGAGGACACAGAGGAAATCGCCTG AAAACATTGGAGCTCTTTCTATTCATATCGCTGCTGATTCAGTTGCTGTACGTGGGGCTTCTGCATGCTGGGGTTTTTAACAGTACATATGGACCAGGTTATCGTAGAGACGGCAATGGCCATGGTGGTGGCATTGCCATGGGTCATGAACCCCAGAAGACAGACACTCCTGAAACCTGA
- the LOC122302802 gene encoding 14-3-3-like protein A codes for MSPADSSREDNVYMAKLAEQAERYEEMVEFMEKVAKTVDVEELSVEERNLLSVAYKNVIGARRASWRIISSIEQKEESRGNEDHVAIIKEYRSKIESELSKICDGILSLLESHLIPSASSAESKVFYLKMKGDYHRYLAEFKTGAERKEAAESTLLAYKSAQDIALAELAPTHPIRLGLALNFSVFYYEILNSPDRACNLAKQAFDEAISELDTLGEESYKDSTLIMQLLRDNLTLWTSDITDDTGDEIKEASKRESGEGQPPQ; via the exons ATGTCACCAGCTGACTCTTCACGCGAGGATAATGTGTATATGGCCAAGTTGGCCGAGCAGGCCGAACGTTATGAAGAAATGGTTGAGTTCATGGAGAAAGTTGCAAAGACAGTAGACGTTGAAGAGTTGTCTGTGGAGGAAAGGAACCTTCTCTCTGTGGCTTACAAGAACGTGATTGGGGCCAGAAGGGCTTCATGGAGGATCATCTCCTCCATTGAGCAAAAGGAGGAAAGTAGGGGAAATGAAGACCATGTTGCAATCATTAAGGAATACAGGAGCAAGATTGAATCCGAGCTGAGCAAGATCTGTGATGGCATTTTGAGTCTTCTTGAGTCACATCTCATCCCATCGGCCTCATCTGCCGAGTCAAAGGTGTTTTATCTCAAGATGAAGGGTGATTACCACAGGTACCTGGCTGAGTTTAAGACTGGAGCTGAAAGGAAGGAAGCTGCTGAGAGCACCTTGTTGGCTTACAAGTCTGCGCAG GACATCGCACTTGCAGAGCTTGCTCCTACTCACCCAATAAGACTGGGTCTTGCACTTAACTTTTCTGTGTTCTATTATGAAATCCTTAACTCACCTGATCGTGCTTGCAATCTTGCAAAGCAG GCCTTTGATGAGGCTATATCCGAACTGGATACATTGGGTGAGGAGTCATACAAGGACAGTACATTAATCATGCAACTTCTCCGAGACAATCTGACTTTATGGACTTCTGACATcacg GATGATACTGGGGACGAGATTAAGGAAGCATCTAAGCGTGAGTCAGGGGAGGGACAGCCGCCGCAGTGA
- the LOC122302805 gene encoding uncharacterized protein DDB_G0275933-like, producing MGIVQEARENHVKKKVEEALRSKMKTKALKECDQYTSKYAQCAVGRTISVVWQCRKQAKELNDCLHHYTNDAVLEEMKREYTLQQEAKGSAGVL from the exons ATGGGGATCGTACAGGAGGCACGGGAGAATCACGTCAAGAAGAAAGTAGAAGAAG CTTTAAGAAGCAAAATGAAGACGAAGGCGCTTAAGGAGTGTGATCAATACACTTCGAAGTATGCTCAATGCGCTGTGGGAAGAACGATATCTGTTGTTTGGCAGTGTCGGAAACAAGCTAAAGAATTGAATGACTGCCTCCATCATTA CACCAATGATGCCGTTTTAGAAGAAATGAAGAGAGAATACACGCTCCAACAGGAGGCCAAGGGATCTGCAGGAGTACTCTAA
- the LOC122302801 gene encoding ultraviolet-B receptor UVR8-like, which yields MASNTSAIIAWGSGEDGQLGIGNNEEREWVCAIKALDSQSVRSVVAGSRNSLAICHDGKLFTWGWNQRGTLGHPPETKTENIPSQVKALASVKIVQAAIGGWHCLAVDDQGRAYAWGGNEYGQCGEEPERKDDSGRLLRRDIMIPQRCAPKFVVRQVAAGGTHSVVLTRDGHVWTWGQPWPPGDIKQISVPVRVLGLENVRLIAVGAFHNLALQEDGTLLAWGNNEYGQLGTGDTQPRSHPVVVHGLSGLTLVDIAAGGWHSTALTDDGEVYGWGRGEHGRLGFGDNDKSSKMVPQRVHLLAGEDIVQVSCGGTHSVALTRDGRMFSFGRGDHGRLGYGRKVTTGQPMEVPINIPPPQNVSEGAAEGSWIAKLVACGGRHTLAIVEWKTNESKQ from the exons ATGGCGTCCAATACTTCCGCTATCATCGCTTG gGGCTCAGGAGAGGATGGGCAATTGGGAATCGGGAATAACGAAGAGAGAGAATGGGTTTGCGCCATTAAAGCCCTAGACTCGCAGTCTGTCCGTTCCGTCGTCGCTGGCAGCCGCAACTCCCTCGCCATTTGCCACGACGGCAAG TTGTTTACGTGGGGGTGGAACCAAAGAGGGACACTGGGACACCCACCAGAGACCAAAACTGAGAATATTCCCAGTCAGGTTAAGGCGCTTGCCAGTGTTAAAATCGTTCAG gCGGCCATTGGTGGGTGGCACTGTTTGGCTGTTGATGATCAAGGCCGAGCTTATGCCTGGG GTGGGAATGAGTATGGGCAGTGTGGGGAAGAACCAGAGAGGAAAGATGACAGTGGTAGGCTGTTGAGAAGGGATATAATGATTCCTCAGCGCTGTGCACCAAAGTTTGTAGTTCGCCAG GTAGCTGCTGGAGGTACTCACTCTGTGGTACTTACACGTGATGGGCATGTATGGACATGGGGTCAGCCATGGCCACCTGGAGACAT AAAGCAGATCTCTGTTCCTGTTCGAGTTCTAGGTCTTGAAAATGTGAGGCTCATTGCAGTTGGGGCATTTCATAATTTGGCTCTCCAAGAGGATGGGACTTTATTGGCATGGGGTAATAATGAATATGGACAGCTTGGGACTGGAGACACCCAACCAAGATCACATCCTGTTGTTGTCCATGGGCTTTCTGGTCTTACTTTG GTTGATATTGCTGCTGGAGGTTGGCATTCTACTGCATTAACGGATGATGgagag GTGTATGGATGGGGAAGAGGTGAACATGGGAGGCTAGGATTTGGAGATAATGACAAGAGCAGTAAAATGGTGCCTCAGCGGGTTCATCTTCTGGCTGGAGAGGACATTGTTCAG GTGTCTTGTGGAGGCACGCACTCGGTTGCACTAACTCGTGATGGGCGCATGTTCTCG TTTGGTCGAGGTGACCATGGGCGTCTTGGATATGGTCGGAAAGTCACTACCGGTCAACCAATGGAAGTGCCCATAAACATTCCCCCTCCACAAAATGTTAGCGAGGGTGCAGCTGAGGGGAGTTGGATAGCTAAACTCGTTGCTTGTGGTGGACGCCACACCCTAGCTATTGTAGAATGGAAGACCAACGAGTCTAAACAGTAA